The proteins below come from a single Natranaerofaba carboxydovora genomic window:
- the tnpC gene encoding IS66 family transposase — MENKSETINQLKNRCDQLERQNADLKEQNDWLKEQFRLKQKKQFGSSSEATPPDQLQFFNEAEKESDSNSKEPELEEITYKRRKSKGHREDQLDGLPEETIEHRLSPEEQVCSCCGDELHEMSTEERKELKIIPAKASVVKHVRYVYACRRCDKEGTENSIITASMPNPVLPGSVASSSAVAHIMNQKYVDALPLYRQEQQLSRLGIKLSRQTMANWMIECSNRWLTPLYNRLHELLVEKDILHADESNLQVLREDGRSAKNKSFLWLYRTGREDEPIILYDYRTTRASKHPRKFLADFEGFLQVDGYSGYNDLSDISLVGCLAHARRKFDEALKALPKDQQNAQVSAKKGLEFCNQLFAIEHDLRDKTPEERHKIRHERSLPVLEEFYAWLKEQKPKVLPKSAFGKAINYCLNQWPKLVKFLEDGRLELDNNRAERSIKPFVVGRKNWLFANTPKGAKASATIYSIVETAKENGLKPFEYLKFLFENLPNIDLQDQEAIDELLPWSDAIPSECKIQK, encoded by the coding sequence ATGGAAAATAAATCAGAAACCATTAACCAATTAAAAAATAGATGTGACCAACTGGAACGCCAAAATGCTGATTTAAAAGAACAAAACGACTGGCTAAAGGAACAGTTTCGTCTTAAGCAAAAAAAGCAGTTTGGAAGTTCTAGTGAAGCCACCCCTCCAGATCAGCTGCAGTTCTTTAACGAAGCTGAAAAAGAATCTGATTCTAATTCTAAAGAACCCGAACTGGAGGAAATTACATACAAGCGCCGTAAAAGTAAAGGGCACCGTGAAGACCAGCTTGACGGTTTGCCTGAAGAGACTATCGAGCACCGCCTTTCCCCCGAGGAGCAGGTGTGTTCCTGCTGTGGTGACGAGCTTCATGAAATGAGTACAGAAGAGAGAAAAGAACTAAAGATCATTCCTGCTAAGGCAAGCGTAGTTAAACATGTACGCTATGTTTATGCTTGTCGCCGCTGTGATAAGGAAGGCACTGAGAACTCCATAATTACAGCTTCCATGCCTAACCCGGTTTTACCCGGCAGTGTAGCATCCTCTTCTGCCGTAGCTCATATCATGAACCAAAAATACGTAGATGCTCTGCCCCTTTATCGTCAGGAACAACAGTTATCTCGTTTGGGTATAAAACTGTCAAGACAGACTATGGCTAACTGGATGATAGAATGCTCAAATCGCTGGCTCACTCCTTTATACAATAGATTACATGAACTATTAGTTGAAAAAGACATTTTGCATGCTGATGAGAGCAATCTTCAGGTACTTCGTGAAGATGGTAGGTCTGCAAAGAATAAATCATTTCTTTGGCTTTACCGTACCGGACGAGAAGATGAACCAATAATACTTTATGACTACAGAACCACCAGGGCAAGTAAGCACCCCCGAAAGTTCTTGGCTGATTTTGAAGGATTCTTACAGGTTGATGGCTACTCAGGGTACAATGATTTATCTGATATCAGCCTTGTTGGGTGTTTAGCTCACGCTAGGCGTAAATTTGATGAAGCATTAAAAGCGCTCCCAAAAGACCAACAAAATGCTCAAGTAAGTGCTAAGAAAGGACTGGAGTTTTGCAACCAACTCTTTGCCATAGAACATGACCTTCGGGATAAAACGCCCGAAGAGCGTCACAAAATTCGGCACGAGCGTAGTTTGCCGGTATTAGAAGAGTTCTACGCATGGCTTAAAGAACAAAAACCTAAAGTTCTTCCTAAAAGTGCCTTTGGTAAGGCTATCAACTACTGTTTAAATCAGTGGCCTAAACTTGTGAAGTTTTTAGAAGATGGTCGCTTAGAGTTAGATAACAACAGAGCTGAGCGTTCCATCAAGCCTTTTGTAGTGGGTCGAAAAAACTGGTTGTTTGCCAATACTCCTAAGGGTGCTAAGGCCAGTGCTACAATTTACAGTATTGTAGAAACAGCCAAAGAAAACGGTTTGAAACCATTTGAATACCTCAAATTCCTGTTTGAAAACCTTCCTAATATTGATCTTCAAGACCAAGAAGCTATTGATGAGTTACTACCATGGTCTGATGCTATCCCTTCAGAGTGTAAAATCCAAAAGTAA
- the tnpB gene encoding IS66 family insertion sequence element accessory protein TnpB (TnpB, as the term is used for proteins encoded by IS66 family insertion elements, is considered an accessory protein, since TnpC, encoded by a neighboring gene, is a DDE family transposase.), which yields MLNEATIERVYLARGKTDLRKSIDGLAVIVKESFDLDPFSPCLFVFCNRKKDKLKILHWSNNGFWLYYKRLEEGKFKWPDEGSPVPMKITYRQLRWLLDGLSLDQGDAHKEVKARTIL from the coding sequence ATGTTAAATGAAGCTACCATAGAACGAGTTTACCTGGCAAGGGGCAAAACGGATCTTAGAAAATCAATTGATGGCTTAGCAGTAATTGTAAAAGAATCCTTTGATTTAGATCCCTTCTCTCCCTGCCTTTTTGTCTTTTGCAACAGGAAAAAAGATAAATTAAAAATACTCCACTGGTCAAACAACGGTTTTTGGCTATATTATAAGCGTTTAGAAGAAGGCAAGTTTAAATGGCCAGATGAAGGTTCTCCTGTTCCTATGAAAATAACCTACCGCCAGCTACGCTGGCTGTTGGATGGCCTCTCCCTTGATCAGGGTGATGCCCATAAAGAAGTAAAGGCAAGAACAATATTATAA
- the rpoD gene encoding RNA polymerase sigma factor RpoD produces the protein MAKNKQTFEQMKEELVKVGKERGFLTYKEIMDQLSEYELTSTQVDDFYEELSQAGVDIVDAVGESTSSGNEKEDIDLSLPEGVEVSDPVRMYLKEIGKIPLLTPDEEIELAKEVEQSDEEAKRRLAEANLRLVVSIAKKYVGRGMSFLDLIQEGNLGLIKAVEKFDYRKGYKFSTYATWWIRQAITRAIADQARTIRIPVHMVETINKLIRVSRQLVQDLGREPLPEEIAEKMGISEERVREIIKVAQEPVSLETPIGEEDDSHLGDFIEDQDAKPPAEAAAFELLKGQLEGVLDTLTSREEKVLRLRFGLDDGKTRTLEEVGKHFGVTRERIRQIEAKALRKLRHPMRSKRLKDYLE, from the coding sequence ATGGCAAAGAATAAGCAAACTTTCGAACAAATGAAAGAAGAATTGGTCAAAGTAGGGAAAGAACGAGGATTCTTAACCTACAAAGAGATAATGGATCAATTATCTGAATATGAGCTTACCAGCACTCAGGTGGATGATTTTTATGAAGAATTGTCACAGGCTGGTGTTGATATTGTTGATGCTGTAGGAGAAAGTACAAGTTCAGGTAACGAAAAAGAAGATATAGATCTTTCTCTTCCAGAAGGAGTTGAAGTAAGTGATCCGGTAAGAATGTACCTTAAAGAAATTGGTAAAATTCCCCTTTTGACTCCTGATGAAGAAATTGAACTTGCAAAAGAGGTAGAACAAAGTGATGAAGAGGCTAAGAGAAGACTAGCTGAAGCAAACTTGAGGTTGGTAGTTAGTATAGCAAAAAAATATGTAGGCAGAGGGATGTCTTTTCTAGACTTAATTCAGGAAGGTAACCTAGGGCTTATAAAAGCTGTAGAAAAATTTGATTATAGAAAAGGATATAAGTTTAGCACCTATGCTACCTGGTGGATTAGGCAAGCTATAACCAGAGCTATAGCTGACCAGGCAAGAACTATTAGGATACCTGTTCATATGGTCGAAACTATAAATAAGCTTATCAGAGTATCTCGTCAGTTAGTTCAGGATTTAGGACGAGAACCATTACCAGAAGAAATTGCTGAAAAAATGGGGATTAGTGAGGAAAGAGTAAGGGAAATAATAAAAGTAGCCCAGGAGCCAGTTAGTTTAGAAACACCAATTGGTGAGGAAGATGATAGTCACCTGGGAGATTTCATCGAAGACCAGGATGCTAAGCCTCCAGCTGAGGCAGCAGCTTTTGAACTATTAAAAGGGCAATTAGAAGGAGTTCTAGATACTTTAACTTCAAGAGAAGAAAAAGTTCTAAGGCTTCGCTTTGGACTTGACGACGGCAAGACAAGAACTTTAGAAGAAGTCGGAAAACACTTTGGAGTTACAAGAGAAAGAATCCGTCAAATTGAAGCAAAGGCACTGAGAAAACTTCGTCATCCTATGAGAAGTAAACGATTAAAAGACTATCTTGAATAA
- a CDS encoding tyrosine-type recombinase/integrase, with the protein MLLKFAIQDFIEDREFKNLTKKTITGYNATLQEFQSFVSEQDIVDATDITTSHIKSYLLYCKKQRNNNPTSVNHKLHNLKIFFNYLEETEVISEKKNPTKKIKYVKEEIRIEVFSDNQIKRMLDYYRRLKRRDKAFYAYRDYTLIVFLLGTGSRLGELTNLRWRDIDFINYTITFYGKKREYSSIPMTEKLKKELLEYKAYCERTFDKLSDYVFTNRENKKLTDNAVKCIFKRLKKVMNFKDVRLSCHTFRHTFAVNMIKNNCDVFTLQKMLRHNDLSMSRRYVDLFGSALKEQNDKFNPLNGIDI; encoded by the coding sequence ATGTTATTGAAGTTTGCGATTCAGGATTTTATCGAGGACAGAGAGTTTAAAAACTTAACGAAAAAAACTATTACAGGTTACAATGCTACTCTTCAAGAATTTCAAAGTTTTGTTTCAGAGCAGGATATAGTTGATGCTACTGACATAACTACCTCTCACATTAAATCTTACCTTCTCTACTGCAAAAAACAAAGAAATAATAACCCTACATCAGTAAATCACAAACTCCATAATCTCAAAATATTTTTCAACTATTTAGAAGAGACTGAGGTAATTAGCGAAAAGAAGAATCCTACTAAAAAAATTAAATATGTGAAAGAGGAGATTAGAATAGAAGTTTTTAGCGATAATCAAATTAAACGTATGCTTGATTATTACAGAAGACTAAAACGCAGGGATAAAGCCTTCTATGCTTACAGAGATTATACTTTGATTGTATTTCTTCTGGGTACTGGTAGTAGGTTAGGCGAGTTAACCAATTTACGTTGGAGAGATATTGATTTTATTAACTATACTATTACCTTCTACGGTAAAAAGCGAGAGTATTCTTCTATTCCAATGACAGAAAAGCTAAAAAAAGAGTTGCTAGAATATAAAGCTTATTGCGAGAGAACATTTGATAAATTATCAGATTACGTTTTTACCAACAGGGAAAACAAGAAACTAACAGACAATGCAGTAAAATGTATTTTCAAAAGATTAAAGAAAGTAATGAATTTTAAAGATGTAAGATTATCTTGTCATACATTTAGGCATACTTTTGCGGTAAATATGATTAAAAATAATTGTGATGTCTTTACCCTTCAAAAGATGCTTAGACATAACGATCTCTCTATGAGTAGAAGATATGTGGATTTGTTTGGTAGTGCCTTGAAGGAGCAGAATGATAAATTTAATCCTCTTAATGGAATAGATATATAA
- a CDS encoding D-alanyl-D-alanine carboxypeptidase family protein, giving the protein MYKKTTVILTLLFLLSIASPFTTSIKAEEISYEAESVILLEAETGQVLYKSNADEPMAPASLTKIMTLLLGLEALEEGELDLEDKVRISENAQISFDGTQSVMGFDRVGQEVKLEDIITGIAVVSANDGCIALAEHMKGSEDRFVRAMNEKAEEIGLEDTSFANSHGLDDPDQYMSARDVAKLSKYAVNNTPKILELESKDEFTFNDITQPNRNLMLPEKSYGYDGVDGLKTGRTADAGFSFVGTALRDDMRLIAVVMKAPDEPTRFESARNMFDYGFDNFDKLNLYESGEIVGDAPVTQGTDHFVPLATKEKLAVVTDKEDPSDLDQKLEYDEDIKAPVEQGEKLGELHIYDGDESIGSVAVEAAETIEELGFFGKILRGISNFFSNLWESIIDSITGLF; this is encoded by the coding sequence TTGTACAAAAAGACAACCGTCATATTAACTCTCTTATTTCTTTTATCTATAGCTTCTCCTTTTACTACATCTATAAAAGCTGAAGAAATCAGTTATGAAGCAGAATCAGTCATACTCTTAGAGGCAGAAACAGGGCAGGTATTATACAAAAGCAATGCAGACGAACCTATGGCTCCTGCAAGTTTGACAAAAATTATGACCTTGTTGTTAGGACTAGAAGCCCTTGAAGAAGGAGAACTTGATCTTGAAGATAAGGTGAGAATAAGTGAAAACGCGCAAATTTCTTTTGACGGTACACAAAGTGTTATGGGTTTTGATAGAGTTGGTCAAGAGGTCAAATTAGAAGACATCATCACTGGTATTGCAGTAGTCTCTGCTAATGACGGTTGCATTGCTTTAGCAGAGCATATGAAAGGATCGGAAGATCGGTTTGTTAGAGCAATGAATGAAAAAGCCGAAGAAATAGGTCTAGAAGATACCAGTTTTGCCAATTCCCACGGGCTTGATGACCCAGACCAATATATGTCAGCCAGAGACGTAGCAAAACTTTCCAAATATGCTGTTAACAACACTCCAAAAATTCTTGAGCTAGAAAGCAAGGATGAATTTACATTTAATGACATTACACAACCAAATAGAAATCTAATGCTTCCAGAAAAAAGCTATGGTTACGATGGGGTTGATGGTCTAAAAACAGGTAGAACAGCAGATGCTGGTTTTTCATTTGTAGGTACAGCACTCAGAGATGATATGAGGTTAATTGCTGTAGTTATGAAAGCTCCTGATGAGCCAACTAGATTTGAGTCAGCAAGAAATATGTTTGACTATGGGTTCGATAATTTCGATAAATTAAATCTATACGAAAGTGGCGAAATAGTAGGCGATGCACCAGTTACCCAGGGAACAGACCATTTCGTTCCATTAGCCACAAAAGAAAAATTAGCTGTAGTAACAGATAAAGAGGATCCGTCAGATCTTGACCAGAAGTTAGAATACGACGAAGATATCAAAGCACCCGTTGAACAAGGTGAAAAGTTAGGTGAACTGCATATATATGACGGCGATGAATCAATAGGAAGCGTGGCAGTTGAAGCAGCAGAAACCATTGAAGAGTTAGGTTTTTTTGGTAAAATTTTAAGAGGTATTTCAAACTTTTTCTCTAACCTATGGGAATCAATTATTGATAGTATCACTGGTTTGTTTTAG
- a CDS encoding response regulator transcription factor, which yields MSNKILVVDDEERVIEIVEMYLKKEGFEIYTAADGEEAVEKVKALQPDLVVLDIMLPKMDGWDVCKEIRKNLSIPILMLTAKGEEFDRVLGLELGADDYLTKPFSPRELVARIKAILRRVPPEGKEEKDDVIELADLKIDYSSREVSLNGEQIVLTPKEFELLWYLASHKDKVFTREELLKKVWSYEYYGDLRTVDTHIKRLREKLLSQEKKPNFNVKTIWGVGYKFEVTD from the coding sequence ATGAGCAATAAAATTTTGGTAGTTGATGATGAAGAAAGAGTTATAGAAATAGTTGAGATGTATTTAAAAAAAGAAGGTTTCGAAATATATACAGCTGCAGATGGTGAAGAAGCTGTAGAAAAAGTTAAAGCTCTACAACCGGACCTTGTTGTTTTGGATATTATGCTTCCCAAAATGGACGGATGGGATGTTTGTAAAGAGATAAGAAAAAATCTATCTATACCTATTTTAATGTTAACAGCTAAAGGTGAAGAATTTGACAGGGTATTAGGGTTAGAGTTAGGTGCTGACGATTACCTTACAAAACCATTTAGCCCACGTGAATTAGTTGCCCGGATAAAAGCTATATTAAGGAGAGTTCCACCGGAAGGTAAAGAAGAGAAAGATGATGTTATAGAATTAGCTGATCTTAAAATTGACTATTCCTCAAGGGAAGTTTCTTTGAATGGGGAACAAATTGTATTAACACCAAAGGAATTTGAATTGTTATGGTATCTAGCCAGCCACAAAGATAAAGTTTTTACCAGGGAAGAACTTTTGAAAAAGGTATGGAGCTATGAATACTATGGAGACCTAAGAACTGTGGATACTCACATTAAAAGATTACGTGAAAAGTTACTTTCCCAGGAGAAAAAACCAAATTTTAATGTAAAAACTATATGGGGAGTTGGTTACAAATTTGAGGTGACAGATTAA
- the dnaG gene encoding DNA primase: MEGIIPEDIVEEIRTRSDIISVISEYVNLRKRGKNYLGLCPFHDEKTPSFNVSPDKQLFYCFGCNEGGNVFSFLMKVNNLTFPEACEHLAEQTGVEIPKNKVQKPEHAREKDEIKKLNNLSAYFYHKILLKSTKARSAMQYLSTNRALDKGVIDNFLLGFAPNEWNILTNFLIKKGFNEELMIKAGLVNKSKKGDRLYDRFRNRIIFPIRDQKGDVLGFGGRIISGEGQPKYLNSPETPLFNKKKVLYGIDMAYQDIRKNDSVIIVEGYMDVIMMHQFGFKNVLAPLGTSFTENQGRLIRYNAKNVYIAFDADAAGEAAALRSMELLQNLGLNVRVCNLPEGYDPDDYLNKYGKDNFNDKILNESLPLMHYRLRQAAKDKDIKSIEGKKQFVEEVIPLIAKLKSAIEQEEYLKMISDWIEVEKGSLEKELRRVSTTNTQKEIRKSYDNKAKNQTKKKDKNKGQIRAQEELIILMLNYSETVPMVKKYLYPEDFTKVEWSVIVYRLFQLESQREKDFDLSLMLATDDIIKLKDNKETNINLEDLEKELTRLAFRELPELKHSDINKMIKDCVFKIKGEDIERKKEKLKEELKKLDPKEDYQEYREKLLELQKYIKLEKTKNLDLEGRGVGEKNGKE, from the coding sequence ATGGAGGGGATAATACCTGAAGATATAGTGGAAGAAATCCGAACAAGGTCAGATATAATATCTGTTATCTCTGAATATGTAAACTTAAGAAAGAGAGGTAAAAATTATCTAGGCTTATGTCCCTTTCACGATGAAAAAACACCATCATTTAATGTTTCGCCGGACAAACAATTATTTTATTGTTTTGGTTGTAATGAAGGCGGCAATGTATTTTCATTTCTTATGAAGGTTAATAATTTGACCTTTCCCGAAGCATGTGAACACTTAGCAGAGCAAACAGGCGTAGAGATTCCAAAAAACAAAGTCCAAAAACCGGAACATGCTAGGGAAAAAGATGAAATTAAAAAATTAAATAACCTGTCAGCTTATTTTTATCATAAAATACTGTTAAAGTCAACTAAAGCAAGAAGTGCAATGCAATATTTATCAACTAATAGAGCTTTAGACAAAGGTGTAATTGATAATTTTTTACTAGGATTTGCACCTAATGAATGGAATATATTAACTAATTTTTTGATTAAAAAAGGTTTTAATGAAGAGTTGATGATAAAGGCAGGCTTAGTTAATAAAAGCAAAAAAGGTGATAGGCTATATGACAGGTTTAGAAATAGAATAATATTTCCTATAAGAGATCAAAAAGGAGATGTCTTAGGCTTTGGAGGGAGAATTATTTCAGGTGAAGGACAGCCTAAATATCTAAACTCCCCAGAAACACCATTATTTAACAAAAAGAAAGTATTATATGGTATTGATATGGCTTATCAAGATATAAGAAAAAATGACAGTGTTATAATTGTTGAAGGTTATATGGATGTCATAATGATGCACCAATTTGGATTTAAAAATGTTTTGGCACCTCTTGGAACCTCATTTACTGAAAACCAAGGTAGGTTAATAAGATACAATGCCAAAAATGTTTATATCGCTTTTGATGCAGACGCCGCAGGTGAAGCTGCTGCTTTACGGAGTATGGAATTGTTGCAAAACTTGGGCCTAAATGTTAGAGTTTGTAATCTTCCAGAAGGGTATGACCCAGATGATTATCTGAATAAATATGGCAAAGACAATTTTAATGATAAAATTTTAAATGAATCTTTGCCTTTGATGCATTATCGCCTTAGACAAGCTGCTAAAGATAAAGATATAAAATCTATTGAAGGAAAAAAGCAATTTGTTGAAGAAGTAATACCCTTAATTGCCAAACTAAAAAGTGCTATAGAGCAAGAAGAATATTTAAAAATGATATCTGACTGGATTGAAGTTGAAAAAGGCTCTTTAGAAAAAGAACTAAGGCGTGTTAGTACTACTAATACACAAAAAGAGATAAGAAAAAGTTATGATAATAAAGCAAAAAATCAAACAAAGAAAAAAGATAAAAATAAAGGTCAAATTCGTGCACAAGAGGAATTGATTATCTTAATGTTGAACTATTCTGAGACAGTACCGATGGTAAAGAAATATTTATATCCAGAAGACTTTACTAAAGTAGAATGGTCAGTAATCGTATATCGGCTTTTTCAACTAGAAAGTCAACGAGAAAAAGATTTTGACCTGTCATTAATGTTAGCAACAGATGATATTATAAAACTTAAAGATAACAAGGAAACAAATATAAATTTGGAAGACTTAGAAAAAGAACTTACAAGACTTGCTTTTAGGGAATTACCAGAACTTAAACATTCAGATATTAATAAGATGATTAAAGACTGTGTTTTCAAGATAAAAGGAGAAGACATAGAAAGAAAAAAAGAGAAGTTAAAAGAAGAGTTAAAAAAGTTGGACCCAAAAGAAGATTATCAAGAGTATAGAGAAAAACTTTTGGAGCTTCAAAAATATATAAAATTAGAAAAAACTAAAAACCTCGACCTGGAGGGAAGGGGGGTAGGAGAAAAAAATGGCAAAGAATAA
- a CDS encoding ATP-binding protein, with amino-acid sequence MFKSLFSKLFSTYLIITLLTLTILGVFLFRVFENIYFESKINELENQATKVVELIEDNFEEEGDSVSVQNLLDSIDGFLDAKVWVIDQEGRVVGYTRRMTLQDDFIIDKDDEEKLLKYNESISTRGYHPSFDEQMLTVALPIESSGEDSADEAKGAVFLHAPIVDFIATITQKRQFIFYAAGIATLCSIITAFFLSKSISTPLFKMNKAAFAMAEGNFKQRVPVETKDEVGQLSETFNYLSGKLQDTIDELQQERDKLEGILQGIGEGVIAIDKGNNLLLANNQAYELLNIYLNQEMLEFPSLQEYFEKVMDNGETLEKEVNLNDERLLFVVVTPLKSSDDKIWGSVAVLRDITELRRLENMRKEFVANVSHELRTPLTSIRGFLEALIDDMVTDEKNKKRHLEIIMDETLRLDRLINNLLDLSKIESREDDWEYEEVDLGSLVDQIITKLKPQVMDKEIVLVNEISSDISNVFGSRDRISQIIMNLLDNAINFTQKGGEIKVSAKYLEKEKKVEVSIKDNGQGIPQDDLEKIWQRFHKVEKSRNRGIGGRGTGLGLSIVKHLVESHGGEINVESEYGKGSTFSFTLKACVCEKRESSIKTSGGFEIEN; translated from the coding sequence ATGTTTAAAAGCTTATTTTCAAAGTTGTTTTCGACCTATTTAATCATAACTTTATTAACCCTAACAATTTTGGGAGTATTTTTATTTAGAGTTTTTGAAAACATTTACTTTGAGAGCAAAATAAATGAGCTAGAAAACCAAGCGACCAAAGTTGTTGAATTAATAGAAGATAACTTTGAAGAAGAAGGAGATAGTGTTTCAGTACAAAATTTATTAGATTCAATTGATGGTTTTTTGGATGCAAAAGTTTGGGTGATTGATCAGGAAGGTAGAGTGGTAGGATATACTAGAAGAATGACTCTTCAGGATGATTTTATAATTGATAAAGATGATGAAGAAAAATTATTAAAATATAATGAAAGTATATCAACGAGAGGATATCATCCTAGTTTTGATGAACAAATGCTAACAGTAGCCCTGCCGATAGAATCTTCTGGAGAGGATTCTGCAGATGAAGCAAAGGGTGCAGTTTTTTTACATGCACCTATTGTAGATTTTATTGCAACCATCACTCAAAAAAGGCAGTTTATTTTTTATGCGGCTGGAATTGCTACTTTGTGTTCAATAATTACAGCTTTTTTTCTTTCAAAATCTATTTCAACTCCACTTTTTAAAATGAATAAAGCTGCTTTTGCAATGGCAGAAGGTAATTTTAAGCAGCGTGTACCTGTGGAGACTAAGGATGAAGTGGGGCAATTATCAGAGACTTTTAATTACCTTTCAGGCAAACTTCAAGATACAATAGATGAACTGCAACAGGAAAGGGACAAATTAGAAGGTATTTTACAGGGGATTGGAGAAGGTGTTATTGCCATTGACAAAGGCAATAATTTATTGTTGGCAAATAATCAAGCTTATGAGTTATTAAATATCTATTTAAATCAAGAAATGCTTGAATTCCCCTCGCTGCAGGAGTACTTTGAGAAAGTTATGGATAATGGAGAAACCTTAGAAAAAGAAGTGAACTTAAATGATGAAAGGTTACTTTTCGTTGTTGTTACACCGCTTAAAAGTTCAGATGACAAAATTTGGGGTAGCGTTGCTGTACTAAGAGATATAACTGAACTTAGAAGACTAGAGAATATGAGAAAAGAATTTGTAGCCAATGTAAGTCACGAATTAAGAACTCCGCTGACAAGCATAAGAGGGTTTTTGGAAGCTTTAATTGACGATATGGTTACTGATGAAAAAAATAAGAAAAGACATCTTGAAATAATAATGGACGAAACCTTAAGATTAGATAGATTAATAAACAATTTATTAGATCTTTCGAAGATAGAATCAAGAGAAGATGATTGGGAATATGAGGAAGTTGATTTAGGAAGTTTAGTTGATCAGATCATAACAAAATTAAAACCACAAGTTATGGACAAAGAAATAGTTCTAGTTAACGAGATTTCATCAGATATATCCAATGTTTTTGGCAGTAGGGATAGAATATCACAAATTATTATGAATCTTTTAGATAACGCAATAAATTTTACTCAAAAGGGAGGAGAAATAAAAGTAAGCGCTAAATATTTAGAGAAGGAAAAAAAAGTTGAAGTTTCAATAAAAGATAATGGTCAAGGGATTCCCCAAGATGACTTAGAAAAGATTTGGCAAAGATTTCATAAAGTGGAAAAGTCCCGCAACAGAGGGATTGGTGGAAGAGGTACGGGTCTTGGATTATCTATTGTCAAGCATTTGGTTGAAAGTCATGGTGGTGAAATTAATGTAGAGAGTGAATATGGCAAAGGCTCTACATTTAGCTTCACACTAAAAGCTTGTGTTTGTGAAAAAAGAGAGAGCTCGATAAAAACAAGTGGGGGATTTGAAATTGAAAATTAG
- a CDS encoding deoxyguanosinetriphosphate triphosphohydrolase has translation MKIRERVQTQEDWILWDKAVFSKNTKGRRYYEKECDIRTPFQRDRDRIIHSKAFRRLKHKTQVFISPEGDHYRTRLTHTLEVAQISRTVAKALSLNEDLTEAIALGHDLGHTPFGHAGEEVLDEILAGGFKHNEQSLRVVDVLENDEDYDRKGLNLNFEVRDGIKNHSGGFKPATLEGKVVKICDRVAYINHDIEDAIRGGIISEKDLPEKDFPLPSRERINMMVVDLIEESRKKEDICMSTEMNKLTEELREFLFENVYIGSKAKDEESKAKKIIKTLFDYFMTNENSLPSSLRSRRWEDDLERVVCDYLAGMTDRYIIGLYKELFVPSPWKFRKEE, from the coding sequence TTGAAAATTAGAGAAAGGGTACAGACACAGGAAGATTGGATTCTGTGGGATAAGGCAGTCTTTTCAAAAAATACAAAAGGAAGAAGATATTATGAGAAAGAGTGTGATATAAGAACGCCATTTCAAAGAGATAGGGATAGGATAATTCACAGTAAAGCCTTTAGGAGATTAAAACACAAAACTCAGGTTTTTATATCTCCAGAAGGAGATCATTATAGGACACGTCTTACTCATACATTAGAAGTTGCCCAGATTTCTCGTACTGTTGCAAAAGCCCTTTCTCTAAATGAAGACTTGACTGAGGCAATAGCCCTTGGACATGACTTAGGGCATACTCCATTTGGACATGCAGGAGAAGAAGTACTTGATGAAATTTTAGCCGGAGGGTTCAAGCATAATGAGCAAAGCCTTAGAGTTGTAGATGTATTGGAAAATGATGAAGATTATGATAGAAAAGGTTTAAATTTAAACTTTGAAGTTAGAGATGGGATAAAAAATCATTCAGGAGGGTTTAAACCTGCTACCCTTGAAGGTAAAGTTGTGAAAATATGTGATAGAGTAGCCTATATCAATCATGATATTGAAGATGCTATTAGAGGAGGGATTATTAGCGAAAAAGATTTACCAGAAAAAGATTTTCCACTGCCGTCAAGGGAAAGAATAAATATGATGGTTGTGGATTTAATTGAAGAAAGCAGGAAAAAAGAAGACATTTGTATGAGTACTGAGATGAACAAATTAACTGAGGAATTAAGAGAGTTTTTATTTGAAAATGTATATATTGGCTCTAAAGCGAAAGATGAAGAAAGTAAAGCGAAAAAGATTATAAAAACTCTATTTGATTACTTTATGACAAATGAAAACAGCTTGCCTTCTTCTCTAAGGAGTAGAAGGTGGGAGGATGATTTGGAAAGGGTTGTATGTGATTATTTAGCAGGTATGACAGATCGCTATATAATTGGTCTGTATAAAGAACTTTTTGTACCAAGTCCTTGGAAGTTCAGGAAAGAAGAATAA